A window of the Lolium perenne isolate Kyuss_39 chromosome 7, Kyuss_2.0, whole genome shotgun sequence genome harbors these coding sequences:
- the LOC127311872 gene encoding uncharacterized protein, with product MERSRSCTEKSSSNNTPASAVSELRCYSSSYVTPKKAAGTTWPSPAPSSISSSAAAATGSKVKTWSGGLCSAPAELRRKGRVAGYRVYGAEGKVKVSLKNGVRWLKGKCTQVVDGLW from the coding sequence ATGGAGAGGTCAAGGTCCTGCACAGAgaagagcagcagcaacaacacccCAGCCAGCGCCGTCAGCGAGCTGAGGTGCTACAGTTCTTCCTACGTCACGCCCAAGAAGGCAGCCGGCACCACATGGCCGTCTCCTGCACCTTCTTCCATTtcctcgtcggcggcggcggcgaccggtTCGAAGGTGAAGACGTGGAGCGGCGGCTTGTGTAGTGCCCCGGCGGAGCTGCGGCGGAAGGGGAGGGTGGCGGGGTACAGGGTGTACGGCGCGGAGGGGAAGGTGAAGGTGTCGCTGAAGAACGGCGTGAGGTGGCTCAAGGGCAAGTGCACCCAGGTGGTGGACGGCTTGTGGTGA
- the LOC139833022 gene encoding uncharacterized protein, with product MASSSAGYVSIPRCPLIFDGTNYGEFAAFMRIHMRGLRLWGVLTGEVSCPPRPTAPVPPTPPPVPPALAEDATPADRDAAKSAEAAADEAYEEQVLAYSEALGSYRDSLATFTQWCDEDARAAAVLSQSVQPQFASEFMGLATVAEMWSHLRQRYQPSGDSLYLSVLRQEHDLQQGDSTIDEFYTQSAAIWRQLDSLRSVVCGTCQCCRTVRSDMDFQRIHEFLSRLRPEFEPRRAQLFARGRVPISQVPIELRGRGDSFAWCWTAWDTLCSCYSSSHCSCTATSSYTSACCFWRSPLFSRWGSLSPSSVLHSLSEVWSP from the coding sequence ATGGCATCCTCTTCTGCGGGCTATGTTAGCATTCCTCGGTGCCCGTTGATTTTTGATGGCACCAACTATGGGGAGTTTGCTGCCTTTATGCGCATCCATATGCGGGGTCTTCGACTGTGGGGTGTTCTTACCggcgaggtctcctgtccgccgcgccccACTGCTCCTGTGCCTCCTACCCCGCCGCCTGTGCCACCTGCCCTCGCTGAGGATGCTACTCCGGCTGATCGGGATGCAGCCAAGTCTGCCGaggctgctgctgatgaggcatatgAGGAGCAGGTACTTGCCTATTCAGAGGCTCTTGGCTCCTACCGTGATAGTCTGGCTACCTTTACTCAGTGGTGTGATGAGGATGCTAGAGCTGCTGCCGTTCTTTCGCAGAGTGTTCAGCCACAGTTTGCTTCTGAGTTTATGGGCCTCGCTACTGTCGCTGAGATGTGGTCTCaccttcgtcagcgctatcagccttCTGGTGATTCTCTATACTTATCTGTGTTGCGCCAGGAGCATGATCTTCAGCAGGGTGActctactattgatgagttctacacccaGAGTGCGGCTATCTGGCGCCAGCTTGACTCTCTTCGCAGTGTTGTCTGTGGTACTTGTCAGTGTTGCCGGACAGTGCGTTCCGATATGGACTTTCAGAGGATCCATGAGTTTCTGTCTCGACTTCGCCCAGAGTTTGAGCCTCGTCGTGCTCAGCTGTTTGCTCGAGGCCGTGTTCCTATCTCGCAGGTGCCGATCGAGCTTCGTGGCCGAGGAGACTCGTTTGCGTGGTGCTGGACTGCTTGGGACACCCTCTGTTCTTGCTACTCGAGTTCCCACTGCTCCTGCACCGCCACTTCTTCCTACACCAGTGCTTGCTGCTTCTGGAGGAGCCCGCTCTTCTCGCGGTGGGGGTCGCTCTCGCCCTCCTCGGTTCTGCACTCACTGTCGGAGGTCTGGTCACCTTGA